A window of Elusimicrobiota bacterium contains these coding sequences:
- a CDS encoding efflux RND transporter permease subunit, translating to MIEKLVRFSVNNRGLVFALALILAGLGWTSFQALPIDAVPDITNNQVQVNTAVEGLTPEEIERYITVPIENGMGGLADLVQTRSISRFGLSQVTLVFEDGVDIYRARQMVSERLQGVVSDLPAGIQPGLGPVTTGLGEVYFYTLQASTPAVGAARVAQLMELKSIQDWYVKPRLLTVPGVAEVNSIGGFEKQFHIQPNIRQMARYGLHFNDLIGALENTNRNVGGGYIQQTGEQFLVQATGLLKDAEDIRHAPIKSLESLKTIRIGDVAQVQLATELRTGAALVNGREDIVGTALMRLGENSRVVAHRVAEKAAEIKKGLPEGVVLNVLYDRSVLVDATLGTVEHNLVTGALLVIVILVLLLGNLRAALITAVTIPLTLLITFIVMKRMGMSGNLMSLGALDFGIIVDGVVIVIDNCVRRVHHRSLELGRALKKDELARTIEEATLEIRQSAGFGQIIIVVVFLPIFAFTGVEGKMFVPMVGTFCIALLAAFVLSFTIAPALASLFLKGDVGEKEPWLMLKIRRAYEPTLKLFLKHRAWVLALGAFSILLGGFLFTRLGGEFLPQLDEGSLAIQFVRPGTISIDQTVALQEKTEAVIREFPQVSHVFSRIGTAEVATDPMGVNLSDTFILLKDKDGWEPINGRKPSKADLSDALVERLRRKVPGQRMLLTQPIQMRFNELLEGTRADISVKIFGDDMDLLSDLSGKIKSVIDKVPGAGDVELEIQGKSPLLHVEPNLELLHSLGVSNREVLETVGTAVGGQEVGVIYEGMKRFPIVVRLNEKDRSDLDALKTLPVGISANSTVPLAEAASLRFTDTFGAYSREMGKRRVAILVNPRGRDTESFVAEARRKVDDAVRMPSGYFIEWGGNFKNLQQAKARLAVLTPLVLVLVLGMIYIAFRNVYETFLIFSCVPLALVGGVLGLMLNGLPFSISAGVGFVALSGIAVLNGVVLINCFNDLHREGVKGQDLIHQGTDLRIRPVLMTALVEIFGFLPMMLSSGVGSEVQRPLASVVIGGVVSSTLLTLVVLPVLVSLLEKKIWSEKEVEL from the coding sequence ATGATCGAAAAACTCGTCAGATTTTCCGTCAATAACCGGGGCCTTGTCTTCGCTTTGGCCCTCATCCTCGCGGGCCTGGGGTGGACCAGCTTCCAAGCTCTGCCCATCGACGCCGTGCCCGATATCACCAACAACCAAGTGCAAGTCAATACCGCCGTCGAGGGCCTCACTCCCGAGGAAATCGAGCGCTACATCACCGTCCCCATTGAGAACGGCATGGGCGGCCTGGCGGACCTCGTCCAGACCCGCTCCATTTCCCGGTTCGGCCTTTCTCAAGTCACCCTGGTTTTCGAGGACGGGGTGGACATCTATCGCGCTCGGCAAATGGTGTCGGAGCGACTCCAAGGCGTCGTTTCCGATCTCCCGGCAGGAATCCAGCCGGGCCTCGGCCCGGTCACCACGGGTTTGGGCGAGGTCTACTTCTACACCCTTCAGGCCTCCACGCCCGCCGTTGGCGCCGCCCGTGTCGCTCAGCTCATGGAGCTCAAGAGCATCCAAGATTGGTATGTGAAACCCCGCCTCCTCACGGTGCCCGGTGTTGCCGAAGTCAACAGCATCGGCGGCTTCGAGAAACAGTTTCACATCCAACCCAACATCCGCCAAATGGCTCGATACGGCCTCCACTTCAACGACCTCATCGGGGCCCTGGAGAACACCAACCGCAACGTGGGCGGCGGTTACATCCAGCAGACGGGTGAGCAGTTCCTTGTCCAAGCCACCGGCCTCCTTAAGGACGCGGAAGACATTCGCCATGCACCCATCAAGTCTCTGGAGTCCCTCAAGACGATCCGCATCGGCGATGTGGCCCAGGTCCAACTGGCCACGGAGCTCCGTACCGGCGCCGCTCTCGTGAACGGCCGGGAGGATATCGTCGGCACCGCGCTCATGCGCCTGGGCGAGAACAGTCGCGTCGTCGCCCACCGCGTGGCGGAGAAAGCGGCGGAGATCAAGAAGGGCCTCCCCGAAGGGGTCGTCCTTAACGTCCTCTACGACCGCTCTGTCCTGGTGGACGCCACGCTCGGCACCGTCGAGCACAATCTCGTCACCGGCGCCCTGCTGGTCATCGTCATCCTGGTCCTCCTCCTGGGCAATCTTCGGGCCGCGCTCATCACCGCCGTCACCATCCCGCTTACGCTTCTCATCACCTTCATCGTGATGAAGCGCATGGGAATGTCCGGCAATCTCATGAGCCTGGGTGCCCTGGACTTTGGCATTATCGTGGACGGTGTCGTCATCGTCATCGACAACTGCGTGCGCCGGGTCCACCACCGGAGCCTGGAATTGGGGCGGGCGCTCAAGAAGGACGAGCTGGCCCGCACCATCGAGGAGGCCACTCTCGAAATCCGGCAGTCCGCGGGGTTCGGCCAGATCATCATCGTGGTGGTCTTCCTGCCCATCTTCGCCTTCACCGGCGTGGAGGGCAAGATGTTCGTCCCGATGGTGGGGACCTTCTGCATCGCTCTCTTGGCCGCCTTCGTCCTCTCCTTCACCATCGCCCCGGCCCTCGCGAGCCTCTTCCTCAAGGGCGACGTGGGGGAGAAGGAACCCTGGCTCATGCTCAAGATCAGGCGCGCCTATGAGCCGACGCTCAAATTATTCCTTAAGCACCGTGCCTGGGTTCTGGCCTTGGGGGCCTTTTCCATCCTCCTGGGCGGATTTCTTTTCACGCGTCTGGGCGGCGAGTTCCTCCCGCAGTTGGACGAAGGGTCCCTCGCTATCCAATTCGTTCGCCCCGGCACCATCAGCATCGACCAAACCGTGGCCCTCCAGGAGAAGACCGAAGCCGTCATCCGGGAGTTCCCCCAGGTCAGCCACGTTTTCAGCCGCATCGGCACCGCTGAGGTCGCCACCGACCCCATGGGCGTTAACCTCTCGGACACCTTCATCCTCCTCAAGGACAAGGACGGCTGGGAACCCATCAACGGTCGGAAGCCCTCGAAGGCAGACCTCTCGGACGCGCTCGTCGAACGGCTCCGGCGAAAAGTGCCGGGCCAGCGTATGCTCCTCACCCAGCCCATCCAGATGCGCTTCAACGAGCTTTTGGAGGGAACCCGCGCCGACATCTCCGTCAAAATCTTCGGCGACGACATGGACCTCCTGTCGGACCTCTCCGGTAAGATCAAGTCCGTCATAGATAAGGTACCCGGTGCCGGCGACGTGGAGCTGGAGATCCAGGGCAAGTCGCCGCTCTTGCATGTCGAACCCAACCTCGAGCTGCTCCATTCCCTTGGCGTCTCCAACCGCGAGGTGCTGGAGACGGTCGGCACCGCCGTCGGCGGCCAGGAAGTCGGCGTCATCTACGAGGGGATGAAACGCTTCCCCATTGTCGTACGGCTGAACGAAAAGGACCGCTCCGACTTGGACGCCCTAAAGACCCTCCCCGTCGGCATCTCCGCCAACTCCACCGTCCCCCTGGCCGAGGCGGCGAGCCTCCGCTTCACGGACACCTTCGGCGCCTATTCCCGGGAGATGGGCAAGCGCCGGGTCGCCATCCTCGTCAACCCGCGCGGCCGGGACACGGAGAGTTTCGTGGCCGAGGCCCGGAGGAAAGTGGATGATGCCGTCAGGATGCCCTCGGGCTATTTCATCGAGTGGGGGGGCAACTTCAAGAACCTCCAGCAGGCCAAGGCCCGCTTGGCGGTCTTGACGCCCCTCGTCCTGGTTCTGGTGCTCGGCATGATCTACATCGCCTTCCGCAACGTCTACGAGACCTTCCTTATCTTCTCCTGCGTACCTTTGGCGCTGGTGGGGGGCGTCCTGGGCCTCATGCTGAACGGCCTGCCCTTCAGTATCTCCGCCGGGGTGGGGTTCGTGGCGCTTTCCGGCATTGCCGTATTGAACGGGGTGGTCCTCATCAACTGCTTCAACGACCTCCACCGTGAGGGCGTCAAGGGTCAAGACCTCATTCACCAGGGCACGGACTTGAGAATTCGTCCCGTCCTCATGACGGCCCTGGTTGAAATCTTCGGGTTCCTGCCCATGATGCTCTCTTCCGGCGTCGGCTCCGAGGTCCAGCGCCCGCTGGCCTCCGTCGTTATTGGCGGCGTCGTGTCTTCGACGCTCCTGACGCTGGTGGTCCTCCCGGTGCTGGTGTCCCTGCTTGAGAAAAAAATCTGGAGCGAAAAAGAGGTGGAACTATGA
- a CDS encoding TolC family protein, whose amino-acid sequence MKNLFVGLLPLFIFQVVRADEPSCPSFASPQDVLACVQKNHPDVLRAEAEAANLDALDAFARQRPNPALDAEAVSNSEEDEAALSAEASYLHTFEMGGKRRHRLDRARAQKEAVLARVQKTREEVTLSAVLNLYRLRHLQDELHAVEEAQNTFGTIIGQYKNRRQLSPEQQVSLNVFLLAQSDYTLRKSRLLQEQRALKRYFDLATGADFPTILKALPEPKTAWPGLTAAPPIAGALRKEAQADLALAQAELALADSDARPDLKLGPKVGMESGRGRKNRSLGGALSLDLPLYQQNQGARALARTEARRAEVNLAQRDRELSTQWQTWFEVYQDAVASLRGMPSLEQMEKKHQGMESLFERGLVQSALVIEAHRQMTDFAESLNAQELRALEALWSIYVLEGSALQEGL is encoded by the coding sequence AAAATTTATTCGTCGGGCTTCTGCCCTTGTTCATATTCCAGGTTGTCCGCGCGGACGAGCCCTCGTGTCCGTCCTTCGCCTCACCCCAGGACGTCCTGGCGTGCGTCCAGAAAAACCACCCGGACGTTCTCCGCGCCGAGGCCGAGGCCGCCAACCTCGATGCGCTCGATGCCTTCGCCCGTCAGCGTCCCAACCCCGCGCTCGACGCGGAGGCCGTGTCCAACAGCGAAGAGGATGAGGCCGCCCTTTCCGCCGAGGCCTCTTACCTCCATACCTTCGAAATGGGCGGAAAACGCCGACATCGTCTGGATCGCGCCAGGGCGCAAAAAGAAGCGGTGCTCGCGCGGGTGCAGAAGACGCGGGAGGAGGTGACCCTTTCCGCCGTCCTCAACCTCTATCGTCTCAGGCATCTCCAGGACGAGCTCCACGCCGTGGAGGAGGCCCAGAACACCTTCGGCACCATCATCGGCCAATACAAAAACCGCCGCCAGCTTTCGCCCGAACAGCAAGTTTCGCTCAACGTCTTCCTCCTTGCGCAGAGCGACTATACCTTGCGCAAATCCCGGCTCCTGCAGGAGCAGCGGGCCTTGAAGCGGTATTTCGATCTCGCCACCGGCGCTGACTTCCCAACGATCCTCAAGGCTCTCCCCGAGCCCAAGACCGCATGGCCCGGTCTTACTGCCGCACCGCCTATTGCCGGGGCGCTCCGCAAGGAGGCCCAGGCCGACCTCGCCCTCGCCCAAGCTGAACTGGCCCTGGCCGACAGCGACGCCCGGCCCGATCTCAAGCTCGGTCCCAAGGTGGGGATGGAATCCGGACGCGGCCGGAAGAATCGGTCCTTGGGCGGCGCGCTCTCCCTGGACCTTCCTCTTTATCAACAGAACCAGGGTGCCCGCGCCTTGGCGCGCACCGAGGCCCGTCGCGCCGAAGTCAACCTGGCCCAACGCGATCGCGAACTCTCCACGCAATGGCAAACCTGGTTTGAGGTCTATCAAGACGCTGTCGCTTCCCTGCGCGGCATGCCCTCTCTTGAGCAGATGGAAAAGAAGCACCAAGGCATGGAAAGCCTTTTCGAGCGGGGCCTTGTCCAAAGCGCCCTCGTCATCGAGGCCCACCGCCAAATGACCGACTTCGCCGAAAGCCTCAACGCTCAGGAGCTCCGCGCCCTGGAAGCTCTCTGGTCCATCTACGTTTTGGAAGGCAGTGCCCTTCAGGAGGGACTATGA